A window of the Lactuca sativa cultivar Salinas chromosome 5, Lsat_Salinas_v11, whole genome shotgun sequence genome harbors these coding sequences:
- the LOC111918422 gene encoding uncharacterized mitochondrial protein AtMg00810-like — MATGIKLTPLLDKPVVDLTLYQSNPRESHLILEKNIFRYLKGTSSLGFWYPSNTGFFIQAYSDPDLGGCNLDRKSTSGGCQLLDGKLVSWQSKMQTYVSISTAEAEYVVAAACTSQIIWIQSELRDYAINMKKIHLYCDSQSEIRSCHNPVQIRRPNTLLVVITS, encoded by the exons ATGGCAACTGGCATCAAACTAACTCCTTTGTTAGATAAACCTGTCGTTGATCTTACTTT gtatcaatcaaatccacgaGAATCACATCTCATTCTTGAAAAGAATATCTttcgttatctcaaaggaacatcTTCGCTTGGATTTTGGTACCCTTCGAATACTGGATTCTTTATTCAAGCATATTCGGATCCAGATTTGGGAGGATGTAATCTTGACAGGAAGAGTACAAGTGGTGGTTGTCAGTTACTTGATGGTAAATTGGTAAGCTGGCAATCGAAAATGCAGACATATGTTTCTATCTCAACGGCCGAAGCTGAATATGTTGTTGCTGCTGCTTGCACATCACAGATAATATGGATTCAAAGTGAATTACGTGATTATGCAattaacatgaaaaagattcatttatattgtgattcacaaagtgaaaTAAGAagttgtcataatcctgtgcaaaTTCGAAGACCAAACACATTGCTCGTCgttatcacttcataa